CGCGGCCTACCGGGACCGCACCGGCTGCTCCCTCTACACGGTCGAGGCCCACGTCCGCTACCTGCACGAGGTCGCCCGCGGCAGCGAACTCACCGTCCGCACGACCGTGCTGGGCGTCGACGGCAAGAAACTGCGCCTCCTCCACGAGATGTTCGCCGGCGCACCGTCCGGCTCCCCGGTGGCCACCGAGGAGCTGTTCACCCTGCACGTCGACCAGACCGCCGGGAGCGCGGCGCCGCTGCCCGACGCCAGCCGGGAGTACTTCGCGGAGCTCCTCGGGCCGGCGCCCGCGTGGGCGGGCCACGGGATCCGCGCGGTGCAGCCGCACCGGTGAACGGCCGCGGACGGGGCCGGGCCGCCGCCCCGGTCCCGGCCCCGTCCGCGGAGCCCGCATCGGCCGGGCCGACGGACGAGCCGACGGTCGGGCCGACCGCGTCGACCGGTCCCGCCCGGTGCCATCCTGGAAGGGCGAGGATCTTCACCACTCACCGAGGGGAAGCCACCATGACCGCCACCAGGGGCCATCACATCGAGGTCGAGCAGGGCACCGACCACGTCCGCGTCACGATCGACGGCCGGCTGCTGGCCGACACCCGCCGTCCGCTCCTGCTCCACGAGACCGGCTGTCCCGTGCGGTACTACCTCCCGCCCGAGGACGTCCGCACCGACCTGCTGACACCGTCCGGGACGCACACCGTCTGCCCCTTCAAGGGCACCGCCTCCTACTGGTCGCTTCCCGACGGGCCGCAGGACATCGTGTGGGCCTACCCCGAACCGCGTCCCGAGGTGGCACAGATCAAGGACCACCTCTGCTTCTACGAGGTCGACGCGGACTGAGCCGGGAGCGACGCCGCCCGCACCGCGCAGGGGCGGGCCCGCGGAGCAGCGGGCGGGCCCGCGGCCTCTCGGTAGGGGCGTGCACCCCACCGACGACGCGGGACGCCCGTACGGCGCACAATCGAAGGGTGAACGACGCGGAGCGACCCCACGACGACCCCGGCATCTCCCACGAGCCGGGTGTGCCCCCCGTAGACGAGGGCGGCGACCCGGCCTGCTGGCTGGACCGGGTGTGCGAGGCCTGCGGCCGGATCCGTGAACGTCCGCACAGCGCGGTCTGTGAGCACTGCGGGGCCGGGACGGAGGAGCCGGCGGCGGGGGGACCGGCGGCGGAGGACGAGTCGAGCGGGCCGCGGGCCGCCGCCACCTCGCAGCGGGCACCGCGCCGGGACCGCGACGAGGAGGGCCGGGCCCGCAACGCCCGCCCGCGCGACGGTCTCGGCCGGCCGCTGCCCTACGGCTCCCCGGGCGTGGCACGGCAGCCGGAGGGGGTGTCCCGGACGCCCGCGCAGACGCTGGCCGAGGCGCAGCGGCTGCTCGACGACGGGATGCCGTTCCACGCCCATGAAGTCCTGGAGGACGCCTGGAAGACGGCGCCGGAGGCGGAGCGGGAGCTGTGGCGGGGGCTCGCCCAGCTCGCGGTGGGGCTCACCCATGCGGCACGGGGCAATGCGGCGGGCGGTACGGCGCTGCTCGACCGGGGTACGGCTGCCCTCGCCCCGTACGCGGACGCCGCCCCCCACGGGATCGACATCGCGGGCCTGATCTCCTGGTCCGGCGAGCTGACGGGACGTCTGACCGGCGCGGATTCCGTACCGGCGGCGGCGAACGCGCCGCGGCTGCGGGCCCGCGGGAACGCGACCGGAAACCGCCCCACCGACGGCGGGAGCGGAGACCGCCCCACCGCCGGGGGATGACGCCGGGCTCCGCCGGGACGAGCGGAGCCGCCGCCTCTCTGCCGTACACCACGGGTCTGCCGTACACCACGCGCCGTGGGACACCGGCCGCCGGGCCTACGCCGTGCCTCCCTCCGGCCCGCCGCGCCGGCCGCGTCCGCCGCGTCCGCGTGCCTGCCGCCGGTGGCCGAACAGGGCGCCCAGTCCCATGGCCGCGACCCCGGCACCGCCCGCCCCGAGGACGAGGGCGGAGCGCCGGGGGGAGCCGCCGCGAGCCTCGGCCGCGCCGGCCTGGGCGGCCACCGGGCGGAGTGCGCTGCCGTCAAGGATGGTGCGCAGGGCATGCAGTGTGCCCACCGGCTGGGCCTTGCCGGCGGTGTCGAAACCCCAGTCCAGCAGCGAACCGGCCTCCTTGTAGACGGCGTTGCTCGCGTTGGACTGCGGGTTCAGCACGGTGACCAGCAGGGTGCGGCCGTTCCGCCGGGCGGCGGCGATCAGGGTGTTGCCCGCCTTGCTGGTGTAGCCGTTCTTGACGCCGATGATGCCGGGGTAGCGGGACAGCCCGTGCGAACCCACGAGCATGCGGTTGGTGTTCTCGATCATCGTCGTGCCGCCGCTGCCGGGGAACGCGGCGCGGGGCGTGGCGCAGTAGCGGGCGAAGTCGTCGTTGACGAGCCCGGCGCGGGCGAACACGGTGAGGTCGTATGCGGAGGACACCTGGCCGGGTGCGTCATAACCGTCCGGGGACTTGACGGTGGTGTCGCGCGCCCCGAGTTTGCGGGCGGTCTCCTGCATCTCCTCCGCGGTGTTCCGCCAGCCGCCGTTCATCGCGGCCAGGACGTGTACCGCATCGTTGCCGGAGCGCAGGAAGACCCCGCGCCACAGGTCGGCGACGGTGTAGCGGCGGCCCTCCCGGACGCCGACGACGCTGCTGCCGGTCCCCATGCCCGCGAGGTCCGCCGAGCTGACCCGGCGTACGGTGCCGGCCGAGAACTTCGGCAGGACGGTGACGGCGAACAGCGTCTTGAGGGTGCTGGCCGGGGGGAGCTTGCGATGGGGGCTCTTCGCGGCCAGCACACTGCCGGTGTCCGCGTCGGCCACCATCCAGGACAGGGCGGACAGACCGCCGGGCAGCCTCGGGACGCCGGGGGCGGCGGCAGCCTGCACCCCGGCCCCGGCCGTGGCGGGCTGACGGGCCGTCGAGTCGTGCGCCGCGGCCGGTATGGACGTGAGCGACACTGCGGCGGCGGCGATCAGGGTCATCGCCGCTGCCTTCTTGGACACACGCGCGTCAATTGCCATGCCGTCACGCTAAGAAGCGGTGCCGCACCCCGCAGCACAGTTGAGCCAGACGGACCACGCAGGCTGCCCGGCACCCGGCGTGTCGCAACTGCAACCGGTGCAAAGAAGGACCCGCCCGGTGCGACGGGGGATGCACACCGGGCGGGTCTCTGAGACCTTTCTACCTCATGAGCGAACGGTTATGCCTCAAAAACTTGTTCGTTCGTCGCTCAGAAGGCGATGGGGAGCGAAATCAAGCCACGCGAGCGCAGGCTCCTGCGATGCCTCAAATCGCCACGCGGGACGTCCAGACGCAGCCCCGGGAAGCGGCCGAGGAGCGCTTCCAGGGCAATGGTCGCCTCCATTCGGGCCAGCGGGGCGCCGAGGCAGTAGTGAATGCCGTGTCCCAGCCCGAGGTGCCCCGAGAGGTCCCGGCCGCGGTCGAAAGTGTCCGGATCCGTAAAGCGCGCCGGGTCACGGTTCGCGGACGCTATCGACAACAGCACGCTCTCCCCGGCCGCGATCCGTACGCCACCGATCTCCAGGTCCTCCTTGGGGAAGCGGCGGATCGACAGTGGACCGGGTCCGTCGTAGCGAAGGAACTCCTCCACGGCGGAAGGGATTTCGGCCGGATCGTGCCGCAACTGGCGGAGTTGTTCGGGGTGGTCGAACAGGGTGAGCACCGCATTGCCGATGAGGTGGACGGTGTTCTCGTATCCGGCGAAGAGGATGAGGAACGCGAGCGAGGTGAGTTCGTCCTCGGTGAGCCGCTCGCCACCCGCTCCGTCGTCCTCGCCACCGGTCCGGTCGTCGCGTACCGCGACCAGGTCCGAGAGCAGATCGTCGCCCGGCTCCGCACGCTTGGCCGCGATCAGGCCGGTGAAGAACTCCAGCATCGCCCCGATCGCCTCCTTCATCAGCTCCGGCCGGCTCGGATCCGGTGTGAAGAGGGCGTTCGACCAGGCCAGGAAGTCGCGGCGGTCGCGATACGGGATGCCGAGCAGATCGTAGATCACCGTCATCGGCAGCGGACCCGCGTAATCGGTCATCAGATCCGCTCGGCCGCGGTCCGCCATCGCGTCCAGCAGCTCGTCGGCGGTCTTCCGTACGGGCTCCCGCAGCGCCTCGACCCGGCCCGGGGTGAAGGCCTTGCCCACCAGGCGGCGGATCCGTGTGTGGTCCGGTGGGTCCATGTTCAGCAGATTGGCGTCCAGCGCGGGCGGCAGGGAGAAGCCGCGGTAACCACCGGGCGCGGCATGCTTCTTGTCCAGGGAGAGCCGTGGGTCCGCGAGAGCCCGACGGACGTCGTCGTAACGGGTCACCAGCCATGCGGGGTTCCCGTCGGCGCCGGTGATCCGGTGCACCGGGCCGGCCTCGCGCAGCGCGGCGTAGGCGGTGTACGGATCGTCGAGGAGCGGCGTCACGTCGATGGGGGCGTCGGAGCCGGTATCGGCGGTGTTCGGCATGATCCCGACTGTAGGGCCTGTCCGCCGAAGCCCCGGCCCCCCTACCCCGTGCGACGACAGCGGCACCGGCCCTCGTGGACCGGTGCCGCTGGGTGGATCGGGCGGCCCGGACCCCCGTGCCGGGCCACCCCGTCTGTGGAGCTGTTCCTCAGGTGCGCGCCACCGCGCTCCGCTGCCGCAGCTCGGTGAGCACGGTCTCGATCAGCGGCGAGTGGTAGACGTCCGCGACCAGCGCCAAATGCTCGTACTCCGCGGTGAGTTCGGCCGGATCCGTACCGCTGGAGACCACCACGCTGTCGGCCCCGTGGGCGGGGACATGGCCCACCGCGCGGTTCTCCAGGCCGCGGCGGAGGGCGGCGGCCTCCGCGACGGCCGCCAGTTGCCGGTCGTCGAGGGCGACCGCGCGGGCCCGCTCCCGGGCGATGTCGACGGCGTCGGACTCCACATGGCGGCGGATACCGCGCTGTACGTCCCGGATCTCGGCCATCTGCCGGTTGGCCCGCCACTCCAGGTCCGCGAACGGCCACCGTACGGCCCACGCCGAGGCCTCCATCGTGACCTCCGGGGAGCGGGCGGTGACGGTCCGCCAGAGCGGGGAGAGGCGGCGCAGCCGGCGCCAGGCGGCGACCCGCGGACCGGCCGCCGGCAGCGCGAATCCGGCGAGGACCATGAGCGCCGCGACCGAGGCGCTGAGCGGGGCCACACCGTTGGAGAGCCACAGCGCCGGGTGGCCCGTCCAGGACAGGACGAAGCCGATGACCTTGCAGGCGCAGTAGCCCAGGCCTAGCCAGCACCCGGCGGACAGCAACCGCAGACCGCGCGCCAGATACGTCCGGCCGAGGCGGGCGGCGAGCCGCGGGCACAGCGTCCCCAGGGCCGCCGTGCTCATTCCGAAGATGGCCAGATACAGCACCAGGAAGAGCATGACGCCGGGCGAGTCGGTGTAGGCGGTGCTGAAGTCGCGGGGGTGCTCGACGGCGTCCGGCCTGCCGACCGCGAATCCGGCGATCGCCACCGCCCAGAGCGCGGCCACTCCTCCGACGGCGGCGCGCGCCCTGGTCCGCGCACGGGCCCGCGCGGCCGCGCCCTCACCCGCCGTCCAGCGCAGCAGCAGCACCAGTGCACCCGCGGCGAACACCACGACGGAGGAGTAGAGGAAGACCATGGCGAGGTTGGCCACGCCGGTCAGCCGGTCGAAGGCGCGGTAGAGGCTCGGCGCGGAGAAGAGGAAGACCGTGGCCACACCGCCGGTCATCACACAGGCCAGTCCCAGGTCCGCATTGCTGCGGTCGCGGAACCAGGCGCGGGCCTTGTACCCGACGATCAGCCAGGCGGCCACGCCGAACGACAGATAGATGACGTCAAACACGCGGGCCCCCGTCCCCCGCCGCGCCCGCACCGACGCCGTCGGAACCCCCGGCACCGGACGGCGTCTCCTCCCGTCGCCGGAGGTGCTGCAGCGCGGGCCCGAGCGCGGCCGCCAGCTCTGCCGCCTGTCCCTCCAAGGGGAGTTCGCGCTCGCCCGCGGACGGCGCGACCCGCTCCATCAGCAGCGTGCCGAGCACTTCGGTCTCCCGCTCGGCGAGGTTGTCGTAGCCGTGGTGCCGGGCGAAGCCCATGGTCAGGCCCATCCGGCGCATGGCCGTGGCCACGTCCACCGAGGGCGTCCACAGCTTCAGCGCGTCCTCGGTGACCGCCGGGTCCTGGCCGTGCCCCAGCAGCAGATGGCTCAGTTCGTGCAGCACGATGTGGGCCTGGTGCCAGGGGGAGGTCCGCAGTTCGTAGAAGACCCAGTAGCCGTCGTCGGTGACGGCCGTCATCCCCGAGACCACCCCGCCCAGGCTCATCGGCACCAGATGGACGGGCCGCGCCACACGCGCGGCGACGATGTCACACATCCCGCGCAGATCGGTCGTGGCGGGCAGCGCCAGCTCCTTGATGAGCCGCTTGCACCGCCTGCGTATCTGCCCCACTCGCATGCTCGTCCCGTCCTCGTCTCCGGCCCGCTCCCAGGAAGCGAAAATCCGGCCGCGCTCAGCGGTCCGCGTCAGCTCACTCACCGTGCCGGTCACCGCCCCGCTCCGGCGGATCGACCGGCAGATTCATCTGCTGCCGGAACTGGGAGATGATCGTCGTCAGACTGTCCTGCACCTCCGGCGGCAGCCCCACCGAGCGCAACGCGATGGCGCGCACCCGCTGGTCGCGCATGGCGGCCAGGAAGCGGACCTCCTCCTCCACCCGCGCGGCCTGCGGCTGCGAGAGGTCCCCCAGCAGATAACCGACCGGTACGGCAAAGAACTTGGCCAGTGCGCGCAGCAGCTCCGGGCTCGGGTTCGTACGCCTGCCGTTGCGCAGCATCGACAGGTACTGCTCGGTGACCTTGACCCCGCCGTACTCCTCGTCCCCGCCGCTGATCTCCTCCGCCACAAAGGCGTTGGTGTACGGGGCCCCCGGCGGGTGCATGTTCGCGAAGAGATGGCTGAGCCGCTCCGCGAGCGTGCTGCCCGCCGCGTCGGACCGGCCGTCGCCCCCCACGCTCATGCCCGCCGTCCCCCATCGATCGGCCCCAACGAACAGTTAAGGCACCGGAATTATCGCCCTCATCCTGACACGAAGGGAACACGGTGCACCAGTCCACTTACGGACAGTAGGGAGTTTCCGGCTTAACCCGGAGTTGAGTGACGACATCGCGCGGCTACCCGAGGCGGTGGTGCGCGCCCGGGGTGCAGCCGTAGGCGCGGCGGAAGACATCGATGAAGGCGCTGGTGGAGGACCAGCCGCAGCGGCGGGCGACGGTGGTGACGGAGGTGTCGTCGGCCAGCATCTTCAGGGCGTGGTACAGGCGCAGTTGGGTGCGCCACTGGGGGAAGGTCATCCCGAGTTCGGAGCGGAAGAGGCGGCTGAGGGTGCGCTCCCCGGTGTGCGTGTGGGCGCCGAGCGCGGCGAGGGTCCGGGGGTCGGCCGGGTCGTGGTGCAGCAGGTCGCAGACGGCGGCCAGCCGCGGATCGGTGGGCGAGGGCAGCTGTACGGGCTGCTGCGGCGAGGCGCGGAGCTGGTCGAGGAGGACGGCGCGCAGGCGGCGGCGTTCCGGGCCGGTGTCGGCGGGGTCGCGGGTGTAGGCGAGGATCAGCTCGCGCAGCAGGGGACTGACGGTCAGGACGGTGGGCGCGTCCAGCCGCAGGGGGTTGTCGCCGACGGGCAGGCCGAGGGTGTGCAGGTCGAGGTGGCCGTAGGCGCGGTGGGCGTGGACGGTACGAGCCGGGACCCAGAGGGCGCGGGTGCCGGGGGCGAACCACGTGCCGGCGTCGGTGGTGACGGCCAGGACGCCGGAGCCCGCGTAGACGATCTGGTGGTCGTCATGGCGGTGGGCGTCGATGCGTTCCCCGGCCGCCAGCGCCAGCGTGTGCGTCGGCGCGGCGGGCGTGTGGCGGATATTCGGCATGTCTTGGCATTTTATCGGAAGCGGGACAGCCGCGGCGGCGGTGACGATCCAAGGGTGTCAACCCACCAGACCGCAGTCCGGTCCACCGCTTCCCTCAAGCTGCTGTCCCTGAGCCACGCCTGCGTGGACATCTACCAGGGGGCCGTGGCCGCGCTCGTGCCGTTCTTCCTCGCCGAGCGGGCCTATGCGTACGCCGCGGCCTCCGGCATCGTGCTGGCCGCCTCCCTGCTCTCCTCGGTGGCGCAGCCGCTGTTCGGCGCGCTGACCGACCGATGGCCGATGCCCTGGCTGCTGCCGGTGAGCACCCTGGCAGGGGGCGTCGGCGTCGCGCTCAGCGGCATCGGCGATTCCTACGCGCTGACGCTGGCCGTCGTCGCCGTCGCCGGGATCGGGGTGGCGGCCTACCACCCCGAGTCGGCCCGGATCGCCCGTCTCGCGAGCCGCGGCAGCCACACCGCCATGGGCCTGTTCTCCCTCGGCGGCAACATCGGCTTCGCCACCGCCCCGCTCATGATCTCCGCGGTCATCGCCACCGGCGGTCTGCGCGCCTCTCCCCTGCTGGTCGTCCCGGCCCTGGCCGGCGCCGCCCTGTGCGTGGCCGCACTGCGGAGCCTCGGCCGTTCCGCCCCGGCCGCGGCCAGCGCCTCCGCAGCGGCCCGCGCGGCGGGCAAGGACGACTGGCCGGCCTTCCTCAAGATGTCCGGCGCCGTCGTGTGCCGCTCGATCGTCTTCGTCGGCCTCAGCTCCTTCCTCTCCCTGTACGCGCGCCAGCGCACCGGAGGAGGGGAATTCGCCGGCACCGCGGCCCTGTTCGTGCTCTATCTCGGCGGTGCGGTCGGCACCGTCGCCGGAGGCCGGCTCGCCACCCGCTACGGCCGTATCACGGTGGTCCGCTGGGCCTACGCCCTGACCGTCCCCGCCGTCGCCGGCATCGTCCTGGTCCCCGGCCCGCTGCTGTACCTGTTCACCGCTCTGACCTCGGCCGGCCTGTACGTGCCCTTCTCCCTGCACGTCACCCTCGGCCAGGACTACCTCCCCCGGCGCGTCGGCACCGCGGGCGGCGTCACCCTGGGCCTGACCGTCAGCATCGGCGGCCTCGCCGCCCCGCTCATCGGCGCCGCCGCCGACGCCACATCACTGCGGACCGCGCTCGCCCCGCTCATCGCCCTGCCCGCCCTGGGATGGCTGATGCTGCGTACGCTGCACGAACCCGCCATGCCCGAAGCCGCCGCCCCCGCACCCACCCCGCACCACGACACGTCGCCAAGCCCCGGCCCCTGAACCACCGCCCGCCCAGGCGCCCCAGACCGGCGCGCACACAAACGGCCGGGGCCGGTCGACGGCGAAAACCTCGTCCGTCCATCGACCCCGGCCGATGTGCCCACCTGTCTCAACGACCCGCTCCCTCCCGCATCTACTCGCGGGGCGTCACCACGGTCAGCCGTTCCGGGCGCTCCGAGGTCCACTGCCCCGGCCCGCATTCCGGCCGCAGCACCCACAGCGAGCCGCCGCGTACGTCCGTGACCACGCCTCGCCGATCGGCGTCCTCGTCATGGATCAGGTCGCCCACCCAGGGGGTCCGCTGTCCGCTGCTCATCCTCGTCCTTCCAGATCCGCCCACACGACCTTCCCCCAGCGGCGCTCATCCGTGCCCCAATCGGCCGCCAGCGCCGCCAAGAGAAGCAGGCCGCGCCCGTCCTCCCCGCCGTCTCCCGGCGCGCGCGGTACGGGCCGCGCACGGGAGAAGTCCGCGACGGCCACCCGGACCGTCCGCAGGGCTGTGCGCTCGACAACCACCCGGATGGAATCGCGCCGGGCGTGCTGGACGGCGTTGGACACCAACTCGGAGACGATCAGGGCGCCGTCCTCGGCCAAGTCGTCCAGGTTCCAGGCGGCCAGTGCGACGCGCACCAGGAGCCGGGCGGTCCCGGCACTCTCGGGCCGGCGAGGCAGGATTTCGCTGTACCCGGGGCGCCCAGTGGGGCGGGCCCGCGTTGTAGGTTGCGGCATGTCGGTCTGCTTCCTCAGATCGGCCGAGCCCCGGGGCCGGTCGCACGGTCGCCGGGGCGCTGTGCGTTCAGGAAACCGGGGCGCGTGATCACCAACCAGGGGGCCAGGGAGGGGCCACACTGGATACGGAGGGGGCCAACATGACAAGCACTGACCGGCGGCGGGAATTCGGCGCCTATCTCGCCAGCCTGCGGCGGCACTCCGGCCGATCGCAGCGGCAGTTCGCTGCCGTGCTGTGTGCCGGCTCCGGCGCCCAGTCGATCACGCGCAACGAGGTCTCGCGGTGGGAGCGTGGCGAGCGCATCCCGGACGTGTGGCTGCCCACCTTCGCCCAGGTGCTCGGGATGCCGCTCCACGAGCTGGAGCAGGCCGCCGCCTACGCCCGAGGTGACGCCAAGGCCACACTTCCCGGAGTCGCGGCCACCCTGGCGGACCTGCTGCCCAACGGGGACGCGCTGGAATTCCTGGCGGCGTCCCCGTGCGGCCGTCGGATCGGCGCCACCACCGTGGAGGGTCTGGCAGCCCGCGTGCACGGTCTCCGACTGGCCGACGACGTGTTATCGGGCGGGGACCTGATCGTCCCCGCCTTCCGTGAACTGCACGCCGCAGTACGCCTGTTCCGTGAGTCAAGCCGCTCCGAGAGCACCGGGCGGGGACTGCTGGTGCAGATCGGGGAGCTGGGGCAGATCGCGGGTTGGATCGCTTCGGACGCCGGGCACGGCAAGGACGCGGAACGGGCGTACCGGCTGGGGATCTCCGCCGCCCGGCAGGCTGGTGACGCGGTGCTCGTGGCCCAGCTCGCGGGCAGCCTCGGCTACCACCTGTCGAACAGTGGCCGGGAGCGCGAGGGCCTGGAGCTGGCAAAGGCGGCCGTGGTGGAGGCCGGACCGGACGCCCCGGCCGCGACGCGCGCCCTGTTCCTGGACCGCGTGGCGTGGGCGCACACGCGCGCCGGAGAGCAGCAACCGGCT
This portion of the Streptomyces caniferus genome encodes:
- a CDS encoding thioesterase family protein, with the protein product MTGHRPAGLPLFRQTVRDDWIDYNGHLSEAYYVLIFGFATDALMDAAGLDAAYRDRTGCSLYTVEAHVRYLHEVARGSELTVRTTVLGVDGKKLRLLHEMFAGAPSGSPVATEELFTLHVDQTAGSAAPLPDASREYFAELLGPAPAWAGHGIRAVQPHR
- a CDS encoding DUF427 domain-containing protein, whose translation is MTATRGHHIEVEQGTDHVRVTIDGRLLADTRRPLLLHETGCPVRYYLPPEDVRTDLLTPSGTHTVCPFKGTASYWSLPDGPQDIVWAYPEPRPEVAQIKDHLCFYEVDAD
- a CDS encoding D-alanyl-D-alanine carboxypeptidase family protein — encoded protein: MAIDARVSKKAAAMTLIAAAAVSLTSIPAAAHDSTARQPATAGAGVQAAAAPGVPRLPGGLSALSWMVADADTGSVLAAKSPHRKLPPASTLKTLFAVTVLPKFSAGTVRRVSSADLAGMGTGSSVVGVREGRRYTVADLWRGVFLRSGNDAVHVLAAMNGGWRNTAEEMQETARKLGARDTTVKSPDGYDAPGQVSSAYDLTVFARAGLVNDDFARYCATPRAAFPGSGGTTMIENTNRMLVGSHGLSRYPGIIGVKNGYTSKAGNTLIAAARRNGRTLLVTVLNPQSNASNAVYKEAGSLLDWGFDTAGKAQPVGTLHALRTILDGSALRPVAAQAGAAEARGGSPRRSALVLGAGGAGVAAMGLGALFGHRRQARGRGGRGRRGGPEGGTA
- a CDS encoding cytochrome P450 family protein, producing the protein MPNTADTGSDAPIDVTPLLDDPYTAYAALREAGPVHRITGADGNPAWLVTRYDDVRRALADPRLSLDKKHAAPGGYRGFSLPPALDANLLNMDPPDHTRIRRLVGKAFTPGRVEALREPVRKTADELLDAMADRGRADLMTDYAGPLPMTVIYDLLGIPYRDRRDFLAWSNALFTPDPSRPELMKEAIGAMLEFFTGLIAAKRAEPGDDLLSDLVAVRDDRTGGEDDGAGGERLTEDELTSLAFLILFAGYENTVHLIGNAVLTLFDHPEQLRQLRHDPAEIPSAVEEFLRYDGPGPLSIRRFPKEDLEIGGVRIAAGESVLLSIASANRDPARFTDPDTFDRGRDLSGHLGLGHGIHYCLGAPLARMEATIALEALLGRFPGLRLDVPRGDLRHRRSLRSRGLISLPIAF
- a CDS encoding MAB_1171c family putative transporter — its product is MFDVIYLSFGVAAWLIVGYKARAWFRDRSNADLGLACVMTGGVATVFLFSAPSLYRAFDRLTGVANLAMVFLYSSVVVFAAGALVLLLRWTAGEGAAARARARTRARAAVGGVAALWAVAIAGFAVGRPDAVEHPRDFSTAYTDSPGVMLFLVLYLAIFGMSTAALGTLCPRLAARLGRTYLARGLRLLSAGCWLGLGYCACKVIGFVLSWTGHPALWLSNGVAPLSASVAALMVLAGFALPAAGPRVAAWRRLRRLSPLWRTVTARSPEVTMEASAWAVRWPFADLEWRANRQMAEIRDVQRGIRRHVESDAVDIARERARAVALDDRQLAAVAEAAALRRGLENRAVGHVPAHGADSVVVSSGTDPAELTAEYEHLALVADVYHSPLIETVLTELRQRSAVART
- a CDS encoding helix-turn-helix domain-containing protein — its product is MSVGGDGRSDAAGSTLAERLSHLFANMHPPGAPYTNAFVAEEISGGDEEYGGVKVTEQYLSMLRNGRRTNPSPELLRALAKFFAVPVGYLLGDLSQPQAARVEEEVRFLAAMRDQRVRAIALRSVGLPPEVQDSLTTIISQFRQQMNLPVDPPERGGDRHGE
- a CDS encoding AraC family transcriptional regulator, whose amino-acid sequence is MPNIRHTPAAPTHTLALAAGERIDAHRHDDHQIVYAGSGVLAVTTDAGTWFAPGTRALWVPARTVHAHRAYGHLDLHTLGLPVGDNPLRLDAPTVLTVSPLLRELILAYTRDPADTGPERRRLRAVLLDQLRASPQQPVQLPSPTDPRLAAVCDLLHHDPADPRTLAALGAHTHTGERTLSRLFRSELGMTFPQWRTQLRLYHALKMLADDTSVTTVARRCGWSSTSAFIDVFRRAYGCTPGAHHRLG
- a CDS encoding MFS transporter → MSTHQTAVRSTASLKLLSLSHACVDIYQGAVAALVPFFLAERAYAYAAASGIVLAASLLSSVAQPLFGALTDRWPMPWLLPVSTLAGGVGVALSGIGDSYALTLAVVAVAGIGVAAYHPESARIARLASRGSHTAMGLFSLGGNIGFATAPLMISAVIATGGLRASPLLVVPALAGAALCVAALRSLGRSAPAAASASAAARAAGKDDWPAFLKMSGAVVCRSIVFVGLSSFLSLYARQRTGGGEFAGTAALFVLYLGGAVGTVAGGRLATRYGRITVVRWAYALTVPAVAGIVLVPGPLLYLFTALTSAGLYVPFSLHVTLGQDYLPRRVGTAGGVTLGLTVSIGGLAAPLIGAAADATSLRTALAPLIALPALGWLMLRTLHEPAMPEAAAPAPTPHHDTSPSPGP
- a CDS encoding ATP-binding protein; protein product: MPQPTTRARPTGRPGYSEILPRRPESAGTARLLVRVALAAWNLDDLAEDGALIVSELVSNAVQHARRDSIRVVVERTALRTVRVAVADFSRARPVPRAPGDGGEDGRGLLLLAALAADWGTDERRWGKVVWADLEGRG
- a CDS encoding helix-turn-helix domain-containing protein, which codes for MTSTDRRREFGAYLASLRRHSGRSQRQFAAVLCAGSGAQSITRNEVSRWERGERIPDVWLPTFAQVLGMPLHELEQAAAYARGDAKATLPGVAATLADLLPNGDALEFLAASPCGRRIGATTVEGLAARVHGLRLADDVLSGGDLIVPAFRELHAAVRLFRESSRSESTGRGLLVQIGELGQIAGWIASDAGHGKDAERAYRLGISAARQAGDAVLVAQLAGSLGYHLSNSGREREGLELAKAAVVEAGPDAPAATRALFLDRVAWAHTRAGEQQPALRALGEAHAALDATDGAPAPSWAYWVNREELEVMDARVFTELHRPLRAVPLLQDVLGRYDATHAREVALYRSWLAVALVDANEPERAAEEARRVIDTSGDLSSERTAERARTVLHRLKGFEDVPEAREVLADYGHLLLA